A stretch of the Archangium violaceum genome encodes the following:
- a CDS encoding PAS domain-containing sensor histidine kinase — MENASQPEHLRAERQFARSVLAGLLLLGLVAIAGPLLSYRSDVHEAHSQFQDRLNRESRVYSDAIGLHLKLLKSELERVSLGLGPEMQEERATEDMLDLTSPETGIFRQGVVLLDATGKPRWSEPPQLLDAGGSLRDRPWFQRALNQQTASVDALHPGSSTFVVAIPVVRNGRTAGLLVGLLDAEVEVPGSRPSSQYLTLLVLNRAGALFIPRSPPAWATAPGFAGKVETMLREGGQRLETGHGEVFAWATSIPGTDLRLVLAGDESIPLAPIRSRLLVQLLTLAVLQLGTLLLFSLHWRRVYRLFLEMERRAAEKETMAALGSAASLIAHEVKNSLNGIKVAVGTLPPSEEHGLAVHTLRGQVDRLAHLATSLLHFGKPPRVQYMPVDLPHLVREVLDGLRVLPEAEEVRVEANLDGELLLSGDPLLLATAMDNLVRNAMEAAVAAKDLGRITSPEVRVNVRQEDGEAVVEVEDNAGGPPPGFEARLFEPFVTTKPRGVGLGLSMTRRALEQQGGRLTFTRLPGGSRFTLRMSVRPPPKDIQEQTT, encoded by the coding sequence ATGGAGAACGCCTCCCAGCCCGAGCACCTGCGCGCGGAGCGACAGTTCGCTCGCTCCGTGCTCGCGGGCCTCCTGCTGCTCGGACTGGTCGCCATCGCCGGACCGCTGCTCTCCTACCGCAGCGACGTCCACGAAGCGCACAGCCAGTTCCAGGACCGTCTCAATCGCGAATCGCGCGTGTACTCCGATGCGATCGGCCTGCACCTGAAGCTGCTCAAGTCCGAGCTCGAGCGGGTCTCCCTGGGTCTCGGTCCCGAGATGCAGGAGGAGCGGGCCACGGAGGACATGCTGGACCTCACCTCCCCGGAAACCGGCATCTTCCGTCAGGGAGTCGTCCTGCTGGATGCCACGGGGAAGCCCCGCTGGAGCGAGCCACCCCAGCTGCTCGATGCCGGCGGCTCCCTGCGTGACCGCCCCTGGTTCCAGCGCGCGCTGAACCAGCAGACCGCCTCCGTGGACGCACTCCATCCCGGTTCGTCCACCTTCGTCGTCGCCATCCCCGTGGTGCGCAACGGCAGGACGGCCGGCCTCCTCGTGGGCCTGCTCGACGCGGAGGTGGAGGTCCCCGGCTCGCGCCCCTCGAGCCAGTACCTGACCCTCCTCGTGCTCAACCGCGCGGGAGCTCTCTTCATCCCCCGCTCCCCTCCCGCCTGGGCCACCGCGCCGGGCTTCGCCGGGAAGGTGGAGACGATGCTGCGCGAAGGCGGCCAACGACTGGAGACGGGCCACGGTGAGGTGTTCGCCTGGGCCACGTCCATCCCGGGTACGGACCTGAGGTTGGTACTCGCCGGTGACGAGAGCATCCCCCTCGCCCCCATCCGGAGCCGGCTGCTGGTGCAACTGCTCACCCTCGCCGTGCTGCAGCTGGGCACGCTGCTCCTCTTCAGCCTGCACTGGCGGCGCGTCTACCGGCTCTTCCTGGAGATGGAGCGGCGCGCGGCGGAGAAGGAGACGATGGCCGCGCTCGGCTCGGCGGCGAGCCTCATCGCCCACGAGGTGAAGAACTCCCTCAACGGCATCAAGGTAGCAGTGGGCACCCTCCCGCCCTCCGAGGAGCACGGGCTGGCGGTGCACACGCTGCGCGGACAGGTAGACAGGCTGGCCCACCTGGCCACCTCGCTGCTGCACTTCGGCAAGCCGCCGCGCGTGCAGTACATGCCCGTGGATCTGCCGCACCTGGTCCGCGAGGTGCTCGACGGCCTGCGAGTGCTGCCCGAGGCAGAGGAAGTGCGCGTGGAGGCCAACCTGGACGGAGAGTTGCTCCTCTCGGGAGACCCGCTGCTGCTGGCCACCGCGATGGACAACCTGGTGCGCAACGCCATGGAAGCGGCCGTGGCCGCCAAGGACCTGGGGCGGATCACCTCGCCCGAGGTGAGGGTGAACGTGCGTCAGGAGGACGGCGAGGCAGTGGTGGAGGTGGAGGACAACGCCGGAGGGCCGCCCCCCGGATTCGAGGCCCGGCTCTTCGAGCCCTTCGTCACCACCAAGCCCAGGGGAGTGGGGTTGGGGCTGTCCATGACCCGGCGCGCACTGGAGCAACAGGGCGGGCGTCTGACATTCACCCGCCTCCCGGGCGGCAGCCGCTTCACCCTGCGCATGAGCGTGCGGCCCCCTCCGAAAGACATCCAGGAGCAGACGACATGA
- the yhbY gene encoding ribosome assembly RNA-binding protein YhbY: MPLTGKQRRQLRALGHHLEPVVIVGQSGVTEGVIAAVEQALQDHELIKVKINEGPEDRHEAAEKLSQGTNAELVQLLGRTALLFKKREEDSEFDDL; this comes from the coding sequence TTGCCGTTGACCGGAAAACAGCGCCGCCAGCTCCGCGCGCTGGGACACCACCTGGAGCCAGTCGTCATCGTGGGCCAGTCGGGCGTCACCGAGGGCGTCATCGCCGCAGTCGAGCAGGCGCTCCAGGATCACGAGCTCATCAAGGTGAAGATCAACGAGGGCCCGGAGGACCGTCACGAGGCCGCCGAGAAGCTCTCCCAGGGCACCAACGCCGAACTGGTCCAGCTCCTGGGCCGCACCGCCCTGCTCTTCAAGAAGCGGGAAGAGGACTCGGAGTTCGACGATCTCTGA
- the purF gene encoding amidophosphoribosyltransferase, which translates to MCGIFGIVGHPEASNLTYLGLHALQHRGQESAGIVASDGHSLRAHREMGLVADIFTAPVLEKLPGAAAIGHVRYSTAGGSQLKNAQPLSVEYVGGHMAVAHNGNLVNAQELRTALEADGAIFQSDADTEVIVHFIARSKQPTFEQKVVEALTKVKGAYSILFLTENKLVAARDPYGFRPLVLGKLKNSWVLASETTALDLIEAEFIRELEAGEMVVIDETGLRSSQPFQPTRLGRCIFEHVYFAKPDSVLFGTSVYETRKELGRQLAKEQPAPGADLVIAVPDSGVPAAIGYAQASGIPYDVGLIRSHYVGRTFIEPQQSIRHFGVKLKLSAVRQVLKGKRVVVVDDSIVRGTTSRKIVKMLKAAGAVEVHLRISSPPTQWPCYYGIDTPSRQELIASSHSVEEIARYVTADSLGYISQEGLGTAVGDRERATFCTACFSGKYLTGDLNTSAPPAESAPKLAIIA; encoded by the coding sequence ATGTGTGGGATCTTCGGAATTGTCGGTCACCCAGAGGCCTCCAACCTGACGTATCTCGGCCTGCACGCGCTGCAGCACCGCGGGCAGGAGTCCGCGGGCATCGTCGCATCGGATGGGCATAGCCTTCGCGCCCACCGGGAGATGGGCCTCGTCGCGGACATCTTCACCGCGCCCGTGCTCGAGAAGCTGCCGGGCGCCGCGGCCATCGGCCACGTGCGCTACTCCACGGCGGGCGGCAGCCAGCTCAAGAACGCCCAGCCCCTCTCGGTGGAGTACGTGGGCGGCCACATGGCCGTGGCCCACAACGGCAACCTCGTCAACGCGCAGGAGCTGCGCACCGCGCTCGAGGCCGACGGAGCCATCTTCCAGTCGGACGCGGACACCGAGGTCATCGTCCACTTCATCGCCCGCTCCAAGCAGCCCACCTTCGAGCAGAAGGTCGTCGAGGCGCTCACCAAGGTGAAGGGGGCCTACAGCATCCTCTTCCTCACCGAGAACAAGCTGGTGGCGGCGAGAGACCCCTACGGCTTCCGCCCGCTGGTGCTCGGCAAGCTGAAGAACAGCTGGGTGCTGGCCAGCGAGACGACGGCGCTGGATCTCATCGAGGCGGAGTTCATCCGCGAGCTCGAGGCCGGCGAGATGGTGGTCATCGACGAGACGGGCCTGCGCTCCAGCCAGCCCTTCCAGCCCACGCGGCTGGGCCGGTGCATCTTCGAGCACGTGTACTTCGCCAAGCCGGACTCGGTGCTGTTCGGCACGAGCGTGTACGAGACGCGCAAGGAGCTGGGGCGGCAGCTGGCGAAGGAGCAGCCGGCGCCCGGAGCGGACCTGGTCATCGCGGTGCCGGACTCGGGCGTGCCCGCGGCCATCGGCTACGCCCAGGCGAGCGGGATTCCCTACGACGTGGGCCTCATCCGCAGCCACTACGTGGGCCGCACCTTCATCGAGCCCCAGCAGTCCATCCGCCACTTCGGCGTGAAGCTGAAGCTGTCGGCGGTGCGCCAGGTGCTCAAGGGCAAGCGCGTGGTGGTGGTGGACGACTCCATCGTGCGCGGCACCACCAGCCGGAAGATCGTGAAGATGCTCAAGGCCGCGGGCGCGGTGGAGGTGCACCTGCGCATCTCCTCGCCGCCCACGCAGTGGCCCTGCTACTACGGCATCGACACGCCGAGCCGGCAGGAGCTCATCGCCTCCAGCCACAGCGTGGAGGAGATCGCCCGTTACGTGACGGCGGACTCGCTGGGCTACATCTCCCAGGAAGGCCTGGGCACCGCGGTGGGAGACCGGGAGCGCGCCACCTTCTGCACGGCCTGCTTCTCCGGCAAGTACCTGACGGGCGACCTCAACACGAGCGCCCCGCCGGCGGAGTCCGCTCCGAAGCTCGCCATCATCGCCTGA